One window of the Sulfitobacter alexandrii genome contains the following:
- a CDS encoding CsbD family protein, producing the protein MNWDEIKGNWKQMTGSIKSEWGKLTDDEVTEAEGNRDKLVGKIQERYGVAKDEAERQVDDFAARQ; encoded by the coding sequence ATGAATTGGGACGAAATCAAAGGCAACTGGAAACAGATGACCGGCTCAATCAAGTCGGAGTGGGGCAAGCTCACCGACGACGAGGTCACCGAAGCGGAAGGCAACCGTGACAAGCTGGTCGGCAAGATCCAGGAGCGGTATGGCGTGGCCAAGGACGAGGCCGAGCGTCAGGTCGACGATTTCGCCGCGCGCCAGTAA
- a CDS encoding adenylate/guanylate cyclase domain-containing protein, which translates to MTAPVRDAMEMTAALKDLTDWLIRQGLENAPVERWTVEWCERMVAAGVPLHRVNLSLRAHHPEIGAVAFRWFRNGVKERFGYQRSNSGSEEYRQSPLFYLLNTGISEMRQDLTDPEPELDFPIFEDLRARGCTEYFALKRFFIDPNHASPTDLGPGGAEGMTLSLTTDAPGGFTEAQRDAIRSQLPALCLTLKCGANRLMAEDITAAYMGRDASRRVLSGAIMRGSSETISAVILYFDLRGFTKISESLPGDAVIDLLNASFGTAVEIVERNGGNVLKFMGDGMLAIFDLDALPDARRIAVQTALDLRAAFGELNSAREAEGLATADFTLALHAGDVLYGNIGGKTRLDFTVIGPTVNTAARILGMTRPLDQGIIISSAVAQPLLESTPELVSLGQYRLRGVAQRQELFTLD; encoded by the coding sequence ATGACTGCCCCTGTCCGAGACGCGATGGAAATGACGGCGGCGCTCAAGGATCTGACCGACTGGCTGATCCGTCAGGGGCTCGAGAACGCGCCCGTCGAACGTTGGACCGTCGAATGGTGCGAACGGATGGTCGCGGCGGGCGTGCCCCTGCACCGGGTCAACCTTTCCCTGCGCGCGCACCATCCCGAGATTGGCGCAGTCGCGTTCCGCTGGTTCCGCAACGGCGTCAAGGAAAGGTTCGGGTACCAGCGGTCGAACTCAGGGTCCGAGGAGTACCGGCAAAGTCCGCTCTTCTACCTGCTGAACACCGGCATCTCGGAAATGCGGCAGGATCTCACGGACCCGGAACCGGAACTCGACTTCCCGATCTTCGAAGACCTGCGCGCCCGTGGCTGCACCGAGTATTTCGCGCTCAAGCGATTTTTCATCGACCCGAACCACGCAAGCCCGACCGATCTCGGTCCCGGCGGCGCGGAAGGGATGACCCTGTCGCTGACGACCGACGCGCCGGGCGGCTTCACCGAAGCCCAGCGCGACGCGATACGCAGCCAGCTTCCGGCATTGTGCCTCACGTTGAAATGCGGCGCGAACCGCCTGATGGCCGAGGACATCACCGCGGCCTACATGGGCCGCGATGCCAGCCGTCGGGTGCTTTCGGGCGCGATCATGCGCGGCTCATCCGAGACGATCTCGGCGGTGATCCTCTATTTCGACCTTCGGGGGTTCACCAAGATCTCCGAGTCCCTGCCGGGTGATGCGGTCATCGACCTGCTGAACGCGAGTTTCGGCACGGCAGTCGAGATCGTGGAGCGCAACGGCGGCAACGTGCTGAAATTCATGGGCGACGGGATGCTCGCGATCTTCGATCTGGACGCGCTGCCCGACGCCCGGCGCATCGCCGTCCAAACCGCACTGGACTTGCGGGCGGCCTTCGGCGAACTCAACTCCGCCCGCGAGGCCGAGGGGCTGGCCACGGCCGATTTCACGCTGGCCCTTCACGCCGGTGACGTTCTTTATGGAAACATCGGGGGGAAGACCCGGCTGGATTTCACGGTGATCGGCCCAACCGTCAACACCGCCGCCCGCATCTTGGGCATGACGCGCCCACTGGATCAGGGCATCATCATCTCCTCCGCCGTGGCTCAACCTCTTTTGGAATCCACGCCGGAACTCGTGTCGCTAGGCCAGTATCGCCTGCGGGGGGTCGCCCAGCGGCAGGAACTCTTCACGCTCGACTGA
- a CDS encoding propionyl-CoA synthetase has protein sequence MSYRATFEAWKNDPEAFWLNAAGGIDWIEPPRKALFDRGADLYEWYADARVNGCYNAVDRHVENGRADQLAIIHDSPITGTQQKITFAELQDRVSKLAGALQAQGVTKGDRVIIYMPMVPEAIDAMLACARIGAVHSVVFGGFAANELAVRIDDCAPKAILAASCGLEPGRVVEYKPLLDGAIDMAKHKPEVCLILQREQHRCDLTPGRDIDWTTAQEAAEPADCVPVEGNHPAYILYTSGTTGAPKGVVRHTAGHLVALNWTMKNVYNVDPGDVFWAASDVGWVVGHSYICYGPLVHGNTTVVFEGKPVGTPDAGTFWRIIEEHNVRSFFTAPTAIRAVKREDPKGEFIKKYDLSCLRALYLAGERADPDTVIWAQEKLAKPVFDHWWQTESGYPMVANPAGLDDLPVKIGSPSVAMPGYDIRILDESGKELPRGTLGAIAIKLPLPPGTLPTLWNAEDRFRKSYLTTFPGYYETGDAGMMDEDGYLYIMARTDDVINVAGHRLSTGAMEEVLAGHPDVAECAVVGVSDPLKGQAPVGFVCLSKGVNRPHEEIAAECVKRVRDQIGPVAAFKQALVVDRLPKTRSGKILRATMVKIADNEEFRLPATIDDPAILEEIRAALQTIGYGGR, from the coding sequence ATGAGCTACCGCGCGACCTTTGAAGCCTGGAAGAACGACCCCGAGGCATTCTGGCTGAATGCAGCAGGCGGCATCGACTGGATCGAACCGCCGCGGAAGGCCCTGTTCGACCGGGGGGCGGATCTTTACGAATGGTATGCCGACGCGCGGGTCAACGGCTGTTACAATGCGGTGGACCGTCACGTCGAAAACGGACGTGCGGACCAGCTTGCCATCATCCACGACAGCCCGATCACCGGCACCCAGCAGAAAATCACCTTTGCCGAATTGCAGGACCGCGTGTCGAAACTCGCCGGGGCGCTGCAGGCGCAGGGGGTGACCAAGGGCGACCGGGTCATCATCTACATGCCCATGGTGCCCGAAGCCATCGACGCGATGCTTGCCTGCGCGCGCATCGGCGCGGTGCATTCCGTGGTCTTCGGAGGCTTTGCCGCCAACGAACTTGCCGTCCGTATCGACGACTGCGCGCCCAAGGCGATCCTGGCCGCCTCCTGCGGGCTGGAACCGGGCCGGGTGGTCGAATACAAGCCCTTGCTGGACGGGGCGATTGACATGGCGAAACACAAGCCCGAGGTCTGCCTGATCCTGCAACGCGAGCAGCACCGCTGCGACCTGACCCCGGGGCGGGACATCGACTGGACCACGGCGCAAGAGGCCGCCGAACCGGCAGATTGCGTGCCGGTGGAGGGCAACCACCCGGCCTACATTCTCTATACGTCCGGCACCACCGGCGCGCCCAAGGGCGTCGTGCGCCACACCGCCGGCCACCTCGTCGCGCTGAACTGGACAATGAAGAACGTCTACAACGTGGATCCCGGCGACGTGTTCTGGGCGGCGTCCGACGTCGGTTGGGTCGTCGGTCACAGCTACATCTGCTATGGGCCACTCGTCCACGGCAACACCACCGTGGTGTTCGAGGGCAAGCCCGTCGGCACGCCGGACGCGGGCACCTTCTGGCGCATCATCGAGGAACACAACGTCCGCTCTTTCTTTACCGCGCCCACGGCGATCCGCGCGGTCAAGCGCGAGGACCCCAAAGGCGAGTTCATCAAGAAATATGACCTGTCCTGCCTGCGCGCGCTCTACCTCGCGGGGGAACGCGCGGACCCGGACACGGTGATCTGGGCGCAGGAGAAACTGGCCAAGCCCGTTTTCGACCACTGGTGGCAGACGGAAAGCGGCTATCCGATGGTCGCGAACCCCGCCGGTCTGGACGACCTGCCGGTCAAGATCGGCTCGCCCAGCGTGGCGATGCCCGGCTACGATATCCGCATCCTCGACGAAAGCGGCAAGGAACTGCCGCGCGGCACCCTTGGCGCCATCGCCATCAAGCTGCCCCTGCCCCCCGGCACCCTGCCGACGCTCTGGAACGCCGAGGACCGCTTTCGCAAGAGCTACCTGACGACATTTCCGGGCTACTACGAGACCGGCGATGCCGGGATGATGGACGAGGACGGGTATCTCTACATCATGGCGCGCACCGATGACGTCATCAACGTGGCGGGGCACCGCCTGTCCACCGGCGCGATGGAAGAAGTGCTGGCCGGCCACCCGGACGTTGCGGAATGTGCCGTCGTGGGCGTGAGCGACCCGTTGAAAGGGCAGGCCCCGGTCGGCTTCGTCTGTCTCTCCAAGGGCGTGAACCGCCCGCACGAGGAGATTGCCGCCGAATGCGTCAAACGCGTCCGTGACCAGATCGGCCCCGTCGCCGCCTTCAAGCAGGCGCTGGTGGTGGACCGTCTGCCCAAGACCCGGTCGGGCAAGATCCTGCGCGCGACCATGGTCAAGATCGCGGACAACGAGGAATTCCGCCTGCCCGCCACCATCGACGATCCGGCCATCCTCGAAGAAATCAGGGCCGCGCTGCAAACCATCGGTTATGGTGGTCGATGA
- a CDS encoding MipA/OmpV family protein, with protein sequence MRATSLAFALAASCLVALPAAAQERSFNFALRGGIGAAPAYPGSDDFTAAPDLGFTFGALKWGRVDVGNGVRAIPDNGFAFRGAFKYVGSRDVADNPELAGLGDIDAAVELGFGLVYRETNWQVFGEVRHGFGGHHGVTGTLGGDLIFRPSDRLTILAGPRINMGNTEYAQTYFGVTPAQSVGSAFAPFAADGGVLGAGVTVEVIYELDDRWALESAVTYERLQNSAADSPITAAGSEDQWTVRFGVSRVFDWRF encoded by the coding sequence ATGCGCGCCACCTCGCTTGCTTTCGCCCTCGCGGCCTCCTGCCTTGTCGCCCTGCCGGCTGCGGCGCAGGAACGGTCGTTCAACTTTGCCCTGCGCGGTGGAATCGGGGCGGCGCCGGCCTATCCGGGGTCCGACGATTTCACGGCGGCACCCGATCTCGGCTTTACCTTCGGGGCACTCAAGTGGGGCCGGGTCGATGTGGGCAACGGGGTCCGCGCCATCCCCGACAACGGCTTCGCCTTCCGCGGGGCATTCAAGTACGTGGGCTCGCGCGATGTTGCGGACAATCCCGAACTGGCCGGGCTGGGCGACATCGACGCGGCGGTCGAACTGGGCTTCGGGCTGGTCTACCGCGAGACGAACTGGCAGGTCTTCGGCGAAGTGCGTCACGGTTTCGGCGGGCACCACGGGGTGACCGGCACGCTGGGCGGCGATCTGATCTTTCGCCCCAGCGACAGGCTGACGATCCTCGCGGGGCCGCGGATCAACATGGGCAACACCGAATACGCCCAGACCTACTTCGGCGTGACCCCCGCGCAATCCGTGGGGTCGGCCTTTGCGCCCTTCGCGGCGGACGGCGGTGTGCTCGGGGCGGGCGTGACGGTCGAGGTGATCTACGAGCTCGACGACCGCTGGGCGCTGGAAAGCGCGGTGACCTACGAACGGCTGCAGAACTCTGCCGCGGACAGCCCGATCACCGCTGCCGGGTCCGAGGATCAGTGGACCGTGCGCTTCGGGGTCAGCCGGGTCTTCGACTGGCGGTTCTGA
- a CDS encoding malic enzyme — MGDKLANKKKKAQKAAKPAPKGPTTVSEIKPSAPRK; from the coding sequence ATGGGTGACAAGCTCGCCAACAAGAAGAAGAAAGCCCAGAAGGCCGCCAAGCCGGCGCCGAAGGGGCCGACCACCGTATCCGAGATCAAACCGTCCGCCCCGCGCAAGTGA
- a CDS encoding NADP-dependent malic enzyme: MSDTSNLRQAALDYHALPKPGKLEIRATKPLANGRDLARAYSPGVAEACLEIKADPAAAALYTARANLVAVVTNGTAVLGLGNIGALASKPVMEGKAVLFKKFANIDCFDIEVDQSDPERLADIVCALEPSFGAINLEDIKAPDCFTVERICRERMNIPVFHDDQHGTAIVVGAAAKNALHVAGKRFEDIKVVSTGGGAAGIACLNMLLKLGVKRENVWLCDIHGLVHTGREVDMNPIKSEYAQDTDRRTLDEVIEGADLFLGLSGPGVLTPEMVSRMASRPIIFALANPTPEILPDVARAVAPDAIIATGRSDFPNQVNNVLCFPFIFRGALDVGASTINDAMQLACIDGIAALARATTSAEAAAAYQGEQMTFGPEYLIPKPFDPRLIGVVSSAVARAAMETGVAARPIADLEAYKQKLDGSVFKSALLMRPVFESARDSPRRLVFAEGEDERVLRAAQAIIEETVETPILIGRPEVIEKRIEQAGLALRLGDNVELVNPENDPRYRDYWETYHHLMARRGVSPDIARAIMRTNTTAIGAVMVHRGEADSLICGTFGEFRWHLNYVEQVLGRNGLRPHGALSLMILEDGPLFIADTHVHLHPTPEQIVEVARGAARHVRRFGIEPKIAFCSQSQFGNQGEGTGGRLRAAIGILDAAGDDFCYEGEMNIDTALDADLRARLLPGNRMEGAANVLIFAHADAASGVRNILKMKGGGLEVGPILMGMGNRAHIVSPSITPRGLLNVGAIAGTPVTHYG, translated from the coding sequence ATGTCCGACACTTCCAACCTGCGGCAGGCAGCGCTCGATTATCACGCGCTGCCGAAGCCCGGCAAACTCGAAATCCGGGCGACCAAGCCGCTGGCCAACGGGCGGGATCTGGCACGGGCCTATTCGCCCGGCGTGGCCGAAGCCTGTCTCGAGATCAAGGCCGATCCGGCGGCGGCGGCGCTCTACACCGCACGGGCGAACCTCGTGGCCGTCGTCACGAACGGCACGGCAGTCCTCGGCCTGGGCAACATCGGCGCGCTGGCCTCCAAACCGGTGATGGAGGGCAAGGCCGTCCTGTTCAAGAAGTTCGCGAACATCGACTGCTTCGACATCGAGGTGGACCAGAGCGACCCGGAAAGGCTGGCCGACATCGTCTGCGCGCTGGAACCGTCCTTCGGCGCGATCAACCTCGAGGACATCAAGGCCCCGGATTGCTTTACCGTCGAACGGATCTGCCGCGAGCGCATGAACATTCCGGTCTTCCACGACGACCAGCACGGCACCGCCATCGTGGTCGGGGCCGCCGCCAAGAACGCGCTGCACGTCGCCGGCAAGCGTTTCGAGGACATCAAGGTCGTGTCGACCGGCGGCGGTGCCGCGGGGATCGCCTGCCTGAACATGCTGCTCAAGCTGGGTGTGAAGCGCGAAAACGTCTGGCTGTGCGACATTCATGGGCTGGTCCACACCGGCCGCGAGGTCGACATGAACCCGATCAAGTCCGAGTACGCGCAAGACACAGACAGGCGCACCCTGGACGAGGTGATCGAGGGCGCGGATCTTTTCCTCGGCCTGTCGGGCCCCGGCGTGCTGACCCCGGAAATGGTCTCAAGAATGGCCAGCCGTCCGATCATCTTCGCCCTCGCCAATCCCACGCCGGAAATCCTGCCCGACGTCGCCCGCGCGGTGGCGCCGGATGCCATCATCGCCACGGGGCGGTCGGATTTCCCCAACCAGGTGAACAACGTCCTCTGCTTTCCCTTCATCTTCCGGGGCGCGCTGGACGTGGGTGCCAGCACCATCAACGACGCGATGCAGCTTGCCTGTATCGACGGGATCGCCGCCCTCGCCCGCGCCACCACCAGCGCCGAGGCCGCCGCCGCCTATCAGGGCGAGCAGATGACCTTCGGGCCGGAGTACCTGATTCCGAAACCCTTCGATCCCCGCTTGATCGGCGTCGTCTCCTCCGCCGTGGCCCGTGCCGCCATGGAAACCGGCGTCGCCGCGCGCCCGATCGCGGACCTCGAGGCCTACAAGCAGAAACTCGACGGGTCGGTGTTCAAGTCCGCGCTGCTGATGCGGCCGGTGTTCGAATCCGCCCGCGACTCGCCACGCCGTCTGGTCTTTGCCGAGGGCGAGGACGAACGCGTGCTGCGCGCGGCGCAGGCCATCATCGAGGAAACCGTCGAGACGCCGATCCTGATCGGCCGCCCCGAGGTCATCGAGAAACGGATCGAACAGGCCGGACTGGCGCTGCGGCTGGGCGACAATGTCGAACTGGTCAACCCCGAGAACGATCCCCGCTACCGCGACTACTGGGAGACCTATCATCACCTGATGGCGCGGCGCGGCGTGTCGCCCGATATCGCCCGCGCGATCATGCGCACCAACACCACGGCCATCGGTGCGGTCATGGTCCACCGGGGGGAGGCCGACAGCCTGATCTGCGGCACCTTCGGGGAATTCCGCTGGCACCTGAACTACGTCGAACAGGTTCTCGGCCGGAACGGTCTGCGGCCCCACGGCGCGCTCAGCCTGATGATTCTGGAAGACGGCCCGCTGTTCATCGCGGACACCCATGTGCACCTGCACCCGACCCCCGAGCAGATCGTGGAAGTCGCGCGGGGCGCGGCCCGCCACGTGCGCCGTTTCGGGATCGAGCCCAAGATCGCCTTCTGCTCGCAGTCGCAGTTCGGCAACCAGGGCGAAGGCACCGGCGGCCGGCTGCGCGCCGCCATCGGGATTCTCGACGCGGCGGGGGACGATTTCTGTTACGAAGGCGAGATGAACATCGACACGGCTCTCGATGCCGACCTGCGCGCACGCCTTTTGCCCGGCAACCGGATGGAGGGGGCGGCCAACGTTCTGATATTCGCGCATGCCGACGCCGCATCCGGCGTGCGCAACATCCTCAAGATGAAGGGCGGCGGGCTGGAAGTCGGGCCGATCCTGATGGGGATGGGCAACCGCGCGCACATCGTGTCACCCTCGATCACCCCGCGCGGGCTGCTCAACGTCGGGGCCATCGCGGGCACGCCGGTGACCCACTACGGCTAG
- a CDS encoding cytidine deaminase — MGQDLRQAAMAVRENAHAPYSGFKVGAAFRAASGTVYVGCNVENVAYPEGTCAEAGAIAAMVAAGETVLREVYVIADSPMPVTPCGGCRQKLAEFGAGDVPVIMATTAGDEQHTTIADLLPGTFTAAHMEGQG; from the coding sequence ATGGGTCAGGATTTGAGACAGGCGGCAATGGCCGTGCGCGAGAACGCGCATGCACCCTATTCGGGGTTCAAGGTAGGGGCGGCGTTTCGTGCCGCGTCCGGCACGGTCTACGTGGGCTGCAACGTTGAAAACGTGGCCTATCCCGAAGGGACCTGCGCGGAGGCCGGGGCGATTGCCGCCATGGTCGCTGCGGGCGAGACGGTGCTGAGGGAGGTCTACGTCATCGCGGACAGTCCCATGCCCGTCACCCCCTGCGGCGGCTGCCGCCAGAAGCTGGCCGAATTCGGCGCCGGCGACGTGCCGGTCATCATGGCGACGACGGCGGGCGACGAACAGCACACGACCATTGCCGACCTGCTGCCGGGGACGTTCACCGCCGCCCACATGGAGGGGCAGGGATGA